From Ptychodera flava strain L36383 unplaced genomic scaffold, AS_Pfla_20210202 Scaffold_159__1_contigs__length_68620_pilon, whole genome shotgun sequence, a single genomic window includes:
- the LOC139126911 gene encoding receptor-type tyrosine-protein phosphatase mu-like, translated as MLLDYRTHVELVDQSKQLTTFDLYVLPKFVGSNKPDITPQATQATVNWRNGRKGLTKVRDLLRLTKCTTRRQADSIWTEHNQNFPVVDPDQTSYSTDIAGLDWSTEYDFTVTVKRPGPRGEGSKKTYSTATTLCDVPEEGPTITDATSDDPHKLQITVTVPGPSKIRCDSNGFIERFSIKYRKAGTQEEYVEKTDSDGSARSFEITGLVAYTEYEVVVSYLNRNEQSPLSSPKIERTDEDGKLNFL; from the exons ATGTTACTAGACTACCGTACACATGTAGAGTTGGTGGACCAGTCAAAACAACTGACAACTTTCGATTTATATG TGTTACCAAAATTTGTTGGAAGCAATAAGCCAGACATTACACCTCAAGCAACTCAAGCGACTGTCAATTGGAGAAATGGGAGGAAGGGACTGACGAAGGTGAGGGACCTGTTGAGGCTTACAAAGTGTACTACAAGGAGACAAGCAGATAGTATTTGGACTGAACATAATCAGAATTTTCCAGTGGTTGATCCAGATCAGACAAGTTACAGTACAGACATCGCGGGTCTGGATTGGTCTACTGAGTATGATTTCACAGTGACTGTCAAGAGACCAGGACCAAGAGGAGAAGGCAGCAAGAAAACCTACTCCACAGCAACTACATTGTGTGACG TACCCGAAGAAGGACCAACAATTACTGATGCAACATCTGATGATCCCCATAAACTCCAAATCACTGTTACG GTTCCTGGGCCATCAAAGATAAGATGTGACAGTAATGGATTTATCGAGAGGTTCAGTATAAAATACAGGAAAGCAGGCACACAAGAAGAATATGTTGAAAAAACTGATTCAGATGGCAGTGCCCGATCATTTGAAATTACTGGGTTGGTAGCGTATACAGAATATGAAGTGGTGGTATCATATTTAAACAGAAATGAACAAAGTCCTTTGAGTTCACCAAAAATAGAAAGAACAGATGAAGATGGTAAGTTGAATTTTTTGTAG